A region from the Desulfomarina profundi genome encodes:
- a CDS encoding type IV pilus modification PilV family protein produces the protein MKTQEKGFTLVEVLIAMVIFTIGILALQMMQVKSIDENSNAGGISAKSMMAASFIEDIMRLDYSDPLLTDLDGDGTNQDSNGDGIDDQDDGNVNTTNPNEEFGLRHWQCCPGNVDPRGNAVAGCVNIADQCAFYDDYDVYWNIAVDYPVENTKTINIIVINSKDKAAQTARPVHRAEYSYIKDDVI, from the coding sequence ATGAAAACTCAGGAAAAAGGATTTACTCTTGTTGAAGTGTTAATTGCAATGGTCATTTTCACCATTGGTATATTGGCGCTGCAGATGATGCAGGTCAAATCGATAGATGAAAACAGTAATGCCGGTGGAATATCAGCGAAATCAATGATGGCGGCCTCTTTTATAGAAGACATTATGCGTCTCGATTATTCCGACCCGCTGCTGACCGATTTGGACGGAGATGGTACAAACCAAGATTCAAATGGAGATGGTATTGATGATCAGGATGACGGCAATGTTAATACTACTAATCCTAACGAGGAATTCGGCCTGAGGCATTGGCAGTGTTGTCCCGGAAATGTCGATCCCCGGGGGAATGCAGTGGCAGGCTGTGTCAATATTGCTGATCAATGCGCTTTTTATGATGACTATGATGTTTATTGGAATATAGCAGTCGATTATCCGGTAGAGAATACAAAAACTATCAATATTATAGTTATAAACTCGAAAGATAAAGCTGCCCAGACAGCCAGACCTGTTCATCGGGCTGAATACAGTTATATTAAGGATGATGTGATATGA
- a CDS encoding prepilin-type N-terminal cleavage/methylation domain-containing protein, with product MTVYYYKKSSNISGFTLVELMIALLVSSIVAGAIYFVYTGQQNIYTRQEVVVDMQQNLRAGLYLVGQELRMAGYDPSGNAGAGIVTATSNTINFTQDITDNAGTATDGDGDIADANENVTLAFNAATLQLTRNTGGGAQPFVDNVDFIEFAYTLEDGTVTLAPNPSTLDQIRTVQISMLVRTATPEVNYLNTLTYTTPFGTVINGGPYNDNFRRRFLYTTVQCRNIGL from the coding sequence ATGACTGTTTATTATTATAAAAAAAGCTCTAATATCAGTGGCTTCACACTGGTTGAGTTGATGATTGCTCTGCTGGTTTCCAGTATTGTTGCCGGAGCTATATATTTTGTATATACAGGGCAGCAAAACATTTATACAAGGCAGGAAGTTGTTGTAGATATGCAACAGAATCTGCGTGCCGGACTTTATCTCGTTGGTCAGGAGTTGCGAATGGCTGGATATGACCCTTCAGGCAATGCCGGTGCAGGAATAGTAACCGCAACCAGTAATACCATTAATTTTACACAGGATATAACTGATAATGCGGGGACAGCTACTGATGGTGATGGGGATATTGCAGATGCCAATGAAAATGTAACACTGGCGTTTAATGCAGCTACTCTTCAGCTCACAAGAAACACCGGAGGTGGGGCCCAACCATTTGTTGATAATGTGGATTTTATAGAGTTTGCCTATACTCTTGAAGATGGGACGGTGACTCTCGCTCCAAATCCGTCAACATTGGATCAGATTCGTACAGTTCAGATCTCCATGCTTGTTCGTACTGCTACACCCGAAGTAAATTATCTAAATACATTAACCTACACAACTCCGTTTGGTACCGTCATAAATGGTGGTCCCTATAATGATAATTTCCGGCGAAGATTTTTATACACTACTGTTCAGTGCAGGAATATTGGCCTATAA
- a CDS encoding GspH/FimT family pseudopilin, translated as MSLKRKKFFSVYFLNIDDKGVTLVESLVVVSIIAILAVAVISNYISMKPTKNLHADGRELLSNIQTMKLEAVKRNTCVGLYFLPVVAPATGGSYRIFIDDGSGGGTACDAVWDNPVGGGVGTEPLLMSDVNVRESVALTMTPVAAIPADQANLFTAISFNQRSMVATRLAVGTGSVVFSNNGNPAQATLWLRVMVRNTGSAFIQTNTNAGNPNNWIN; from the coding sequence ATGAGCTTGAAAAGGAAAAAATTTTTTTCAGTTTATTTCCTGAATATAGATGATAAGGGAGTAACACTTGTTGAATCTTTGGTCGTTGTCTCGATAATTGCTATTTTAGCTGTGGCAGTGATTTCAAATTACATTTCAATGAAACCTACAAAAAACCTTCACGCAGATGGAAGAGAATTACTTTCCAATATACAGACCATGAAACTTGAGGCTGTTAAAAGAAACACATGTGTTGGCCTCTATTTTTTACCGGTTGTAGCTCCGGCTACCGGGGGAAGTTATCGCATATTTATCGATGATGGATCCGGTGGTGGAACAGCGTGTGATGCTGTATGGGACAATCCTGTTGGGGGAGGGGTAGGAACAGAGCCATTGCTTATGTCTGACGTTAATGTTCGTGAATCTGTAGCCCTCACAATGACTCCCGTTGCAGCTATCCCTGCTGATCAGGCAAATTTATTTACTGCGATTAGTTTTAATCAGCGATCAATGGTTGCAACCCGATTGGCTGTGGGTACAGGGAGTGTTGTCTTTTCAAATAATGGCAATCCGGCGCAGGCAACACTTTGGTTGCGTGTGATGGTTAGAAATACCGGCAGCGCTTTTATCCAGACAAATACTAATGCCGGAAACCCAAATAATTGGATTAATTAA
- a CDS encoding ABC transporter permease: MQSSRNIWNLTWATFVEGIRHKSLWAIVSLAALLSFLNIAITELFSWDLGKVSVEFGLSAFAFTGILMVLFLALKILADDFDARSIHMILSRPVTIWQYTAGKFLGLSLILLAAGAIMGVSAAASMQFVFTNHVTYIPPNFSWVTYLMALFCQWLALLMLLSVSFFFFCFASNHFVALLFTVSTYLVGQNMELLRRVIDNNPLAAPLSDYSFIVTIISWIFPNLSLFDKKTVAAYGLFFGFHEFFLLVLYSLSYSFLLLYFSHLFLSKKDLT; this comes from the coding sequence ATGCAAAGCAGTCGTAATATATGGAATCTTACATGGGCAACTTTTGTGGAAGGGATTCGTCATAAATCCTTGTGGGCTATTGTTTCACTCGCAGCACTTTTGTCATTTTTAAATATTGCCATAACAGAGTTGTTTTCCTGGGATCTTGGTAAAGTGTCTGTAGAATTTGGATTGTCAGCTTTTGCATTTACGGGAATTTTGATGGTATTATTTCTTGCGCTGAAAATTCTCGCTGACGATTTTGATGCCAGAAGTATTCATATGATTTTATCTCGGCCTGTTACTATCTGGCAGTATACGGCAGGAAAATTTTTGGGTCTCAGTCTGATACTTCTTGCTGCCGGTGCTATAATGGGAGTGAGTGCTGCTGCATCCATGCAATTTGTTTTTACAAATCACGTAACTTATATTCCTCCTAATTTTTCTTGGGTCACTTATTTGATGGCCCTTTTTTGCCAATGGCTGGCTCTTTTGATGTTATTGTCTGTCAGTTTCTTCTTTTTCTGTTTTGCAAGTAATCATTTTGTAGCTCTTTTATTTACTGTTTCCACTTATCTTGTGGGGCAGAATATGGAATTACTCAGGAGAGTGATCGATAATAATCCACTTGCAGCACCTTTAAGTGACTATAGTTTTATTGTAACAATTATTTCTTGGATTTTTCCCAATTTATCACTGTTTGATAAAAAAACCGTTGCTGCATATGGGCTTTTTTTTGGCTTTCATGAGTTTTTTCTGCTGGTTCTTTATTCTTTGAGTTATTCTTTCCTCTTATTATACTTTTCTCATCTTTTTCTTTCCAAAAAGGATTTAACTTGA
- a CDS encoding ABC transporter ATP-binding protein: MAQALIIKNLTKQFAISKRKINTVLSNLSLEVDEGDVFGFLGPNGAGKSTTIKLILNFLRPTSGEIEIFGNIVGKNEFRHQIGYLSESPVFYNHLTAWETLLLSGKLSNLQLKELKKTIPVLLERLNLQDAINIRVRDFSKGMKQRLGMANALIHDPQIFIFDEPMSGLDPLGRHLIKEIFEELKKRGKTIFFSTHILSDIEELCDRIAVIHKGELLYSGELSNFVEQQTLEEQFVSSIKEAENAKQS; the protein is encoded by the coding sequence ATGGCTCAAGCTTTAATAATTAAAAATCTCACAAAGCAATTTGCAATTTCTAAAAGAAAGATCAATACAGTCCTCAGTAATCTTTCTCTTGAGGTAGATGAGGGAGATGTGTTTGGTTTTTTGGGACCAAATGGAGCAGGGAAATCTACAACAATTAAGTTGATCCTTAATTTTTTACGACCAACAAGCGGTGAAATTGAAATTTTTGGAAATATTGTTGGTAAAAACGAATTTCGTCATCAAATAGGATATTTGTCGGAATCACCGGTTTTTTATAACCATTTGACTGCATGGGAAACACTCCTTTTATCAGGGAAGCTCAGTAATCTTCAATTAAAAGAGCTCAAAAAGACTATTCCAGTTCTGTTGGAACGACTGAATCTTCAAGATGCAATAAACATCAGGGTCAGAGATTTTTCAAAGGGTATGAAGCAAAGATTAGGGATGGCCAATGCCTTGATTCATGATCCACAGATTTTTATTTTTGATGAACCCATGAGTGGATTAGATCCACTTGGTCGTCATTTGATCAAAGAGATTTTTGAAGAGCTCAAAAAAAGAGGGAAAACTATTTTTTTCAGCACTCATATTCTTAGTGATATCGAGGAATTGTGTGATCGAATTGCGGTTATTCATAAAGGTGAATTGCTTTATTCGGGGGAATTGTCCAATTTTGTTGAACAACAAACGTTAGAGGAACAATTTGTTTCCAGTATAAAGGAAGCTGAAAATGCAAAGCAGTCGTAA